acgtgatgatttCTATACACAAACTAATATATATTACAGGAAAATGAATAAGGTTAGTATATAAGGTCGAAAGGGCTGGTTCTCTGCGATgcatgtctgtattgcattcttTTATACAccccatgcttgcaggaagggctatacgtactgaaatttatacacaagtaattatacgcagcaggaaatgaagaatggaatgtttgtataaggtcaaaagggctgGTTCTTGATGATGTGTCTGTGTTGCATTCTTTCCTACTCCAtacttgcaggaagggttatacctTATACCTACTGAAATTTATGCAAAAGCAATTATACGTAACAGGAAAATGATAAATGAGATGGTTGTATAAGGTCAAAAGGACTGAATCTCGATGATGTGTCTGTGTTGCATTCGTTCATAcactccatgcttgcaggaagggttatacgtaaTGACTTATATACACAAACTAATATACATAACAGGGAAATGATGAATAAGATGTTTGTATGAGGTCAAAAGGGCTATGCGTATAACTTTCCCTGCAAGCATGGTGTATGGGataatgcaatacagacatacatcaTCGAGACTCAGCCCTTTTGACCGAACATTACTAAACAGCCACTAAACTTAACCAAAATTGACCTTAACACTAATATCGACTTTCTATACTCATAATATCGACTCTTAACTCTAACTACACTACCTCTAACACTGCCCCcgtaaaacacccaagaagaagaagaagaatatcagTCCCCTGTCACATCAAGATCAAGTTCGagtgtctgaggaggtggaagcatgtgatggagcgaaagactactttggaatggtacagggaaaaggaagccccgcagtgtgtcagctggtatgatggaagcctgggtggtgatcttctcttccaagctcgagcgcagtgtatgaatgtgaatgcaagaaactacaggtggtctgagtcccgcagcaaagtgtgtcagatgtgtgacaggggtgtggatgaaactgtcgtgcatgtgatactggtgtgtgggaggtaccggagagaaaggacggagatgatgagggtggcactgagtgagatgggctgggatgtgaatgggaggattgcaaggacagagagggaatggatgctgctgctgctgggactaagtgatgaagcaaatgatagaattatagaagccatgaagagttttctggaaaagatgtggtgtgcaagaaatagggaattggaagatttgtaatggatactgcttgtgtttttatttttacagggtgtgccgatacgaaggcctgactctccaacgggtcacctgtacagcaagagcaagagcaagagaacaacaacaacgtggTGTGCTGTGGCGGGCCGAGGGTGGAAAGGGTCGctgtctcctgtgtgtgtgtcctcaacgCTCATCCATACCTGCCAAGCCTCTGAGGGACTCCAGGCGCCACGGGACACAAGGACAAGAGGGCGGCGGAGGAGGTGACCGAGGTGAGGGGAGGTCAGACGTGTGCTTTACTCTTGACCTCTTCTTTCTATACTatacgttttcttcctcttcttcatcccatactatatgttttcttcttcttcttccaatactatatgttttcttcatcttcttgttcctatactgtatgttttcttcttcttcctatactAAAcgttttaccgtttaccgttgatgaggtttcagaccccggtccgccgccgcagcagcgctccacagggccgctaacattataacagtaatattagcacctaaagttgtcctcaatcctcatatttgttaagttgtaggatttagtgaataagtgagtcttcagcgctttcttgaagattgccagactgacactgttcttaacatctctgggtaactcattatagagctgcggggcactcttctcaaatgctctaaaacccagttccaggttgaccctgggctcatagagtctataccgttCCGTACTGTGTCTCATTGACATGGCGGTGTCCAAATAAAAATCCTGtagtatatttctcaaatatccaggtttaccaagtcgcgttgcttggtaagtcaagacacatattttgtagactattcgtgccttaatgggtagccaatgcaagtctataagtgcaggtgttattctcacGTTATTCTCCTGTACTAAACGTTTTCTTCCTATACAAATTAAATACAATACGTTTTCTTCCTCTACAAACGTTTCCTTCCTATACTAtacgttttcttctcctccttcttcctatactatacgttttcttcttctatttcttcttagtTAATCTATCCGGCTAATGTCAAAGAAGGGTCATCCACTTCTTCCAAAGTAAAAATACcttatggctttttttttttgtctctgaaCACAGTGCAGTAATAAATGACTTCCAGAaaatagagggggggggggggatcgagGGGGGCGAATATACCCCCATTaggtaggttacattaggttaagttaggttagatatcccgtcccaaggtgcatgactacatttttcatCACTGAATTATGGCAGCTACTaattgttccattcctgtagcttggtgatgtcttcttgtaggaaatttgcagtcaaggcataacataactgatcatggctattaattagtgtttgtactactcaaagataaattgtgtgtgataaatgttcagtgGGTCGGAAATAATCGCTGGATATTTAattgatactataatgaaaatatcagacatgaaaactgaaccaatggatatttgtgatactattcGTGAAAGCATCAACGGTATATCCATCCTTTTTCCAGCTATGTCCGTCTACCACGACGAGATTGAGATTGAAGACTTTGACTACGACGAAGAGACCGAGACCTACCACTACCCCTGTCCCTGCGGCGATCGCTTCGAGATCACCAAGGAGGAACTAGCGGCCGGGGAGGACTGTGCCACGTGTCCCAGTTGCTCGCTCATTGTCAAAGTCATTTATAATATGGTGAGTTTCTGGACGgggtaattttttttctgcttttggtGTTTATGAGAAAAGGAGAACTCTAGTCACGAGGTACTTAGAGAACTATAATAGATATCTCTCAACCCTTTTCATTGCTCCCTCGTCATCAAAG
The nucleotide sequence above comes from Eriocheir sinensis breed Jianghai 21 chromosome 17, ASM2467909v1, whole genome shotgun sequence. Encoded proteins:
- the LOC126999711 gene encoding diphthamide biosynthesis protein 3-like isoform X2 codes for the protein MSVYHDEIEIEDFDYDEETETYHYPCPCGDRFEITKEELAAGEDCATCPSCSLIVKVIYNMEDFAEYEEEQVTAPKEKQVATN